A stretch of Lathyrus oleraceus cultivar Zhongwan6 chromosome 6, CAAS_Psat_ZW6_1.0, whole genome shotgun sequence DNA encodes these proteins:
- the LOC127094136 gene encoding uncharacterized protein LOC127094136 encodes MSATYSFVSLECVERLGLKMSSMVESMIDDTPSLGPVTNLWVCLNCPLTIYCKSFGIDLVFLPLNKLDVILGMNWLDFNHVHINCFDKIVSFQEFDASDELFVSAKQVDGFVKDEVEVFTILVSMKARRKVVINELPVVCEFPEVFLDDINDLPP; translated from the coding sequence ATGAGTGCAACATACTCTTTTGTTTCTCTTGAGTGTGTTGAGAGGTTGGGTTTAAAGATGTCTTCTATGGTTGAGAGTATGATTGATGATACCCCATCTCTGGGTCCGGTAACCAATCTATgggtttgtttgaattgtccgCTGACTATTTATTGTAAGAGTTTTGGGATTGACTTAGTCTTCCTACCATTGAATAAACTCGATGTTATCCTTGGAATGAACTGGTTGGATTTCAACCATGTTCATATCAACTGTTTCGACAAGATAGTGTCCTTTCAAGAGTTTGATGCTAGTGATGAGTTatttgtgtctgctaagcaagtggATGGGTTTGTGAAGGATGAAGTTGAGGTGTTTACGATATTAGTTTCCATGAAAGCTAGAAGAAAAGTTGTGATCAATGAATTACCAGTGGTGTGTGAATTTCCAGAAGTGTTTCTAGATGATATCAATGATTTGCCACCATAA